The genomic DNA ACTCCGATGCCGGGGGCGGTGGGAAACGTTTCGCTCGCGGGTCACCGCACGACGTACGGCGCCCCCTTCAATCAGATCGCTGACTTGCATGTGGGCGATGCGATTGTGATCGAGGTCCCCGAGGGCTGGTACACGTACCGGTTCCGTACGCTCGAATACGTCACTCCGGACTCAAGCGATGTGTTGCTACCAGTGCCCCAACAGGAGGGCGTCGAGGCGAATGGTCGTTACCTGACCATGACAAGCTGTAGCCCGATGTACAACCTGACGGAGCGCATTATTGCGTACAGCGTTTTCGAATCGTTTACTCCACGAAGCGCGGGCGCGCCGGCGTCACTTACCGAAGGAATCAGCTGATGTACGGGGCGCTTTGGCGAATTCTTCCGGGGCCCTGGTGGCTTCGCGTCATCCTTCTTTTGATGCTCCTCGCCGCCGTGGTGTACGGACTCTTCTTCTACGTATTTCCTTGGGTGAGCACCTTCGTGAACCCGCAGGAGGTCACGGTCGAGTGAGCGCGGAGTCGTGACGGCGCGAGTGCTGGTTGTCGACAATCACGACAGCTTCGTCCACACTCTCTGCGGTTATCTCGAAGAACTCGGCGCCATCGTCGATCTCGTTGAAGCTGACACTCTGTCGCCGGCTGACATCCGCACGATGTGCGAGCAGTACACCGCAGTCGTCATTTCTCCAGGACCGGGTGCGCCCGAAGCTGCCGTGTCGTCACTCGAGGTCGCCGCGGTTGCGGCGCAGGCTGGAACACCGGTTTTGGGCGTGTGCCTCGGACATCAAGTGATCGCGGTTGCGTTCGGAGCCGATGTCTCACACGCTGATGAGCTCGTGCACGGGATGACGTCGCCGATCCATCACACCGGTGAGGGAATCTTCGCTGGCATCCCGTCTCCTTTTGAGGCCACCAGGTACCACTCGCTCACGGTTGATCCAGAAACTCTCGGCGAAGAACTTCGCACGACAGCTCGTACCGAATCCGGCGTGATCATGGGAATCACACACCGCAGACTCCCTATACAGGGCGTGCAGTTTCACCCCGAAAGCGTTCTTACCGAGTACGGCTATCTTCTTCTCGGTAACTGGCTCGAGTCTGTGGGCGTCGCCGGGGCGGCCGGTCGAGGCGCAGTACTCAGACCGCTGAGGTGACTGTTTAGCCGGAGCAGGACGTGAGTGTCACGGTGGAGTGAATGCCGACCTCACCGGGCGCGAGTGACTGCACAGACACCGTTCGGGGGTTCGTAGCTGCACACTCGGGATCGTCAGCAGTTTCGACGAGCAGTCCGAGATCTTCCAACCCTCGCGTTGCCGCGTCGATCGTGTATCCCGTGACGTCAACCAAGACCACTCGGCCGGTCGCCACAACCATGTTCACGATAGTGCCGGGAGGAACCTCACTCGCGGCGCGGACCGACGCGGACATGACAATTCCCGCCGAAAGCTCCGCGTCATTTTGAGGTGTGATGGTGCCGACTTTCAGACCCGCTGCCTCGAGCGCCGCACGAGCATCAGTTTCAGTAAGACCTTCGAGAGTTGGCACCGTTGCAAGCTCTTGGCCGATCGAGACATAGACAGTGACTGTTTCTCCTGGTGTCACTGTCACTCCAGCCGCGGGATCTGTCCGGATGACGTTTCCTTCGGCGACGCTATTGCTCGACTCTTTACGAGTCAGTGTCTCGAGATCTTCATCTTCGAGCGTTGTCACCGCTCGGTCTGCCGCCATCTGCGACACATCAGGAATGACGCGTGACGATTCCGGTACCGATTCACCGCGGGGCAGTGAAACCACCCAGATCAACACCGAGATCAACAACACAGCGAGCACTGCAACGCCGGCCCAAATCCAAGCGACAGGTGGCCCCGCTTGCGTGCGTGGCATCGTGGTGTCAGTGGAGAGCTGGCGGAGAGAACGAGCAGTTTCCGCAGCGTGACGGGGGTTGGGGCCATAAAGTTCGCTGGTGAGCGTGCCTAACTGGCGCTTGGATGGACTCTTGCCCTCTACTGCGGCGACGAGAGCCGCACGGAAACTCGCGGCATCCTGAAAGCGCTGGTAAGGATCTTTTGCGAGTGCTCGCAGCACGAGAGCATCGAGTCCACGGGGGATGTCCTCGACGATCTCAGAGGGTGCGACAGGGGCCTCGCTCACGTGCTGATAAGCGACAGCAACGGGAGATTCGCCACGGAAAGGCTGTCGGCCTGTCAACAGCTCGTACAGCACAACACCGGTCGAGTAGAGGTCGGCTCGGGTGTCCACCGACTCGCCCTTGGCTTGTTCTGGTGAAAAATAAGCGGCAGTACCAAGAATCGTCGTCGTTTCCGCGACGGTCGACGACGAGTCGGATACCGCGCGAGCGATACCGAAATCCATCACTTTCACGTTGCCCGAGGCCGTGATCATGACGTTTCCGGGCTTGATGTCGCGGTGAACGACACCCGCCCGGTGCGAGTACTCGAGTGCCTCAAGGATTCCATCTGCGTAACTCAAAGAGTCGCTGAGGGGGACAGGACCACTCGCGATGATGTTCTTCAATAGCTCACCGTGGACGAGTTCCATCACAATGTATGGGACTGGCACTGTCTTGCCCTCGGCGTCGACTTCGGAGTCTTCACCCGCGTCGAACACTCGAACGATCGAGGGATGCGCCATGCGGGACGCCGCTTGCGCTTCAAGCCGAAAACGCGTGCGAAACGCGGAATCAGCGGCGAGCTCAGGCTTCAAAAGCTTGATCGCTACTTCACGGCCAAGTGTTGCGTCATACCCCCGGTAGACACTCGCCATGCCGCCAATTCCGATGAGTTCATCTACCCGGTAGCGCTCGGAAAGCAGTCGCGGATCAGCTGTCACGGTCACTCCCTGGGTGGATCGTATTCAGCCTAACGGACGACTGCTGAGGGTATGCCCAACCGATATATCGGTTGCGTATCAGGGCGTTGATGCCGACGGTGATGATGACGGATCTGGTGCGGGCTCGGGTGCTTGCACCTGAAGCGTCGCTTCACCTGAAGTCGGCGACGTGCGTGCTTCAGTGCTCGAACCGCCGGAGCAGGTCACCGTGTAGTTGACGATCACCGTTTGGCCTTCGGTGCCCGTGATCTGCAGATCTGCACTGCGCTCACCGGAACCGAAGCTCGCCGTGGACTGCCCCGTGGTCGGAAACACGCCGTTTGTGGCGGTGAACTCGTATGAGCTCACCGCTCCCGTACCCGATGGGCAGGTGTAGCCGGCCCACGTTACCTGCACCGATGTTCCGGTCACGGCGGTGTCAGGCATCGAGGGTGCGCTCGGTGCTTCGAGCTCAACCTCACCGGC from Microbacterium endophyticum includes the following:
- the pknB gene encoding Stk1 family PASTA domain-containing Ser/Thr kinase, which codes for MTADPRLLSERYRVDELIGIGGMASVYRGYDATLGREVAIKLLKPELAADSAFRTRFRLEAQAASRMAHPSIVRVFDAGEDSEVDAEGKTVPVPYIVMELVHGELLKNIIASGPVPLSDSLSYADGILEALEYSHRAGVVHRDIKPGNVMITASGNVKVMDFGIARAVSDSSSTVAETTTILGTAAYFSPEQAKGESVDTRADLYSTGVVLYELLTGRQPFRGESPVAVAYQHVSEAPVAPSEIVEDIPRGLDALVLRALAKDPYQRFQDAASFRAALVAAVEGKSPSKRQLGTLTSELYGPNPRHAAETARSLRQLSTDTTMPRTQAGPPVAWIWAGVAVLAVLLISVLIWVVSLPRGESVPESSRVIPDVSQMAADRAVTTLEDEDLETLTRKESSNSVAEGNVIRTDPAAGVTVTPGETVTVYVSIGQELATVPTLEGLTETDARAALEAAGLKVGTITPQNDAELSAGIVMSASVRAASEVPPGTIVNMVVATGRVVLVDVTGYTIDAATRGLEDLGLLVETADDPECAATNPRTVSVQSLAPGEVGIHSTVTLTSCSG
- a CDS encoding anthranilate synthase component II, which encodes MTARVLVVDNHDSFVHTLCGYLEELGAIVDLVEADTLSPADIRTMCEQYTAVVISPGPGAPEAAVSSLEVAAVAAQAGTPVLGVCLGHQVIAVAFGADVSHADELVHGMTSPIHHTGEGIFAGIPSPFEATRYHSLTVDPETLGEELRTTARTESGVIMGITHRRLPIQGVQFHPESVLTEYGYLLLGNWLESVGVAGAAGRGAVLRPLR